AAGCGGTCCTGTCTCAGGATGCTCCTGAGCACTGACATCCAAGGCAGCGGCACCAATCTGGCCAGTCCCAAGAGCCACTGCCAACGCTTCCTCATCGATGATTCCACCTCGCGCAGTATTGACCAACACCGCTCTTGGTTTCATGCTTGCAAACACCTCTGCATTGAATAAATTCTTCGTCTCTTCTGTTAATGGCGTATGGATGGAGATGAAATCACTCTTGCTTGCCAGCGTGGCGAAATCGACATACTGAGCCCCATAGTGTTGCTTCAGCTCCTCATTCTCATATACATCATGGCAGAGAATCTCCATCTCAAAACCCTTGCAACGCTTTACCACCCCTGCCCCGATTCTCCCTGTTCCGATGACACCAAGCGTCTTTCTCCACATTTCCACACCGATGGGTCGCTTCGTTTCACCCATCTTCATCTGATGATCCATATAGGGAACATGCCGGGCAGCTGAGAGCATCAGTGTGACTGCCAAATCGGACACAGAGTCCCCATTTGCTCCCGGGGTTATGGTGACCTGTATGTTTCGCCCTCTTGCATACTCGAGGTCTATCGCATCATACCCCACCCCGTAGCGTGAAATAACCTTCAGTTTCTTTGCTTTGCTCAGGAGCGCTTGATCATAGGCTTCCAATCCTGCGATTATTCCATCGGCTTCTGCTATCTGCCGATGTAGCTGATCAGTAACACTTTCTGTCTCTGTCGCTTTTATATGCCGGACTTCACATCCATGGGAGCGCAACAGCTCCCAAGCTTTCTCATCTGAACTCCCAAATGAACGGGCTGTTATCAATACAAGGAATGTATTCATCATATGCTCCTCTTTTGTGTACTATCAATACGTGTTTTTTCATACCAATATCGGTATCTTTTATAGTGTCTAGTATAGTAATCTCTCATCTCTGGATCTGAATCCAGCACATTGGTTACGGTCT
The sequence above is drawn from the uncultured Sphaerochaeta sp. genome and encodes:
- a CDS encoding phosphoglycerate dehydrogenase, which codes for MNTFLVLITARSFGSSDEKAWELLRSHGCEVRHIKATETESVTDQLHRQIAEADGIIAGLEAYDQALLSKAKKLKVISRYGVGYDAIDLEYARGRNIQVTITPGANGDSVSDLAVTLMLSAARHVPYMDHQMKMGETKRPIGVEMWRKTLGVIGTGRIGAGVVKRCKGFEMEILCHDVYENEELKQHYGAQYVDFATLASKSDFISIHTPLTEETKNLFNAEVFASMKPRAVLVNTARGGIIDEEALAVALGTGQIGAAALDVSAQEHPETGPLAALPSCILTPHAGAATYEASSNMSLMASQNLLDILEGHDCDYCVG